In a single window of the Thunnus albacares chromosome 1, fThuAlb1.1, whole genome shotgun sequence genome:
- the LOC122980881 gene encoding cytochrome b5 isoform X1: protein MGEEINDNLIDTDCRPANDTNVEENGETVEGGVKYYTLEEIRVHNMSSDTWLIIHDKVYDITGFLEEHPGGEEVLLEQGGTDATESFEDVGHSTDAREMLEQYFIGELHMDDRKKEPAKDANATNSGESSSSWTTWLIPAIAATVIGIVYRYYMFEHKSS, encoded by the exons ATGGGTGAAGAAATTAACGACAACCTCATCGACACAGACTGTAGACCTGCCAATGACACCAATGTTGAGGAAAACGGCGAAACAGTAGAAGGAGGtgtaaaatattacacattAGAAGAAATAAGAGTACATAATATGAGCAGTGACACATGGCTCATCATCCACGATAAAGTATACGACATCACAGGTTTCCTTGAAGAG CATCCAGGAGGTGAGGAGGTTTTGCTGGAGCAGGGGGGTACAGATGCAACAGAGAGCTTTGAGGATGTGGGTCATTCCACAGATGCCAGGGAGATGCTCGAGCAGTACTTCATTGGGGAGCTTCACATG GATGACAGAAAAAAGGAACCGGCAAAG GACGCAAATGCCACAAATTCAGGAGAGTCCAG cAGCTCCTGGACCACGTGGTTGATACCTGCTATCGCTGCAACTGTCATTGGTATCGTGTATCGCTACTATATGTTTGAACACAAGTCCTCTTGA
- the LOC122980881 gene encoding cytochrome b5 isoform X2 codes for MGEEINDNLIDTDCRPANDTNVEENGETVEGGVKYYTLEEIRVHNMSSDTWLIIHDKVYDITGFLEEHPGGEEVLLEQGGTDATESFEDVGHSTDAREMLEQYFIGELHMDDRKKEPAKDANATNSGESSSWTTWLIPAIAATVIGIVYRYYMFEHKSS; via the exons ATGGGTGAAGAAATTAACGACAACCTCATCGACACAGACTGTAGACCTGCCAATGACACCAATGTTGAGGAAAACGGCGAAACAGTAGAAGGAGGtgtaaaatattacacattAGAAGAAATAAGAGTACATAATATGAGCAGTGACACATGGCTCATCATCCACGATAAAGTATACGACATCACAGGTTTCCTTGAAGAG CATCCAGGAGGTGAGGAGGTTTTGCTGGAGCAGGGGGGTACAGATGCAACAGAGAGCTTTGAGGATGTGGGTCATTCCACAGATGCCAGGGAGATGCTCGAGCAGTACTTCATTGGGGAGCTTCACATG GATGACAGAAAAAAGGAACCGGCAAAG GACGCAAATGCCACAAATTCAGGAGAGTCCAG CTCCTGGACCACGTGGTTGATACCTGCTATCGCTGCAACTGTCATTGGTATCGTGTATCGCTACTATATGTTTGAACACAAGTCCTCTTGA
- the zgc:162592 gene encoding adenosine receptor A2b has protein sequence MFTTLNTSNSDDSNLSSADSQRVLELTHRSVKVSIIIVLGVMITLGNIAVLLVITSSVAGWSRSSRYFLLSLTAADTAFGLLVMPLNLWVSLVKDYSEGPDVLCHVVAFCNATVYSTCMYTLATISLERYIAVFYPLKYSSLMTRKRTLLLIAFAWCFPPCLLSPIPFPDGIIEVHFSTASLVCNPSYSTNTVYTLSLTCFIFFPCSIIMTYANLRVWCAAKRQRLKLRKYSGAHRRRHNVASRVLVPVMAAYYTCWTPCMAAMIYNALSGSSVPEWIEFVVVWLPTSNGFLNCIFYFWINRSFRRKFHLILQRLALALCPELAKTLGCCTTSNTQFVSGILDNNNSVHERSSSVSSTCTLLSLA, from the exons ATGTTTACAACACTCAACACGTCAAATTCTGACGACTCCAACCTGTCAAGTGCTGACTCTCAGAGAGTGCTCGAGCTGACTCATCGGTCCGTCAAAGTAAGCATAATAATCGTTTTGGGCGTGATGATCACTTTGGGAAATATTGCAGTTCTCCTGGTTATTACTTCCTCCGTAGCTGGTTGGTCAAGAAGCTCTCGGtacttcctcctctctctcactgctgCAGACACTGCGTTTGGACTGCTGGTCATGCCCTTGAATCTCTGGGTGAGTCTGGTAAAGGACTACAGTGAAGGGCCAGATGTGCTTTGTCATGTCGTGGCCTTTTGCAATGCCACAGTCTACTCCACCTGCATGTATACACTGGCCACCATAAGCCTGGAGAGGTACATAGCAGTGTTTTACCCGCTGAAATACTCATCTCTGATGACACGAAAAAGGACATTGCTCCTGATTGCCTTCGCCTGGTGCTTCCCTCCGTGTTTACTTTCGCCAATACCATTTCCAGATGGCATTATCGAGGTTCATTTTTCTACTGCATCACTGGTCTGCAATCCATCCTACTCTACAAACACGGTATACACCCTAAGCTTgacatgttttatattcttTCCTTGCTCCATCATTATGACATATGCAAACCTGAGAGTGTGGTGCGCTGCCaagagacagagactgaaacTACGCAAATACAGCGGTGCGCATCGCCGCAGACACAACGTTGCATCCAGAGTGCTCGTGCCTGTGATGGCAGCCTACTACACCTGTTGGACACCCTGCATGGCAGCTATGATCTACAATG CACTCTCAGGTAGCAGTGTACCAGAGTGGATTGAATTTGTGGTGGTATGGCTGCCAACCTCCAATGGTTTCCTCAACTGCATCTTCTACTTCTGGATCAACAGAAGCTTCCGCAGGAAATTCCACCTCATCCTCCAGAGGCTGGCTCTGGCCCTCTGCCCCGAACTGGCCAAAACCCTTGGGTGCTGCACTACTTCAAATACACAGTTTGTGTCAGGAATTCTGGATAATAACAACAGTGTCCATGAGCGGTCCTCCAGTGTGTCCTCTACCTGCACCCTGCTGAGTTTGGCTTAG